A genomic window from Cotesia glomerata isolate CgM1 linkage group LG7, MPM_Cglom_v2.3, whole genome shotgun sequence includes:
- the LOC123269894 gene encoding FYVE, RhoGEF and PH domain-containing protein 4-like isoform X1 — MTTYNNNFNYICLSIKMQRGQLKDLSSWMARLLPEPFDKTDTLKMFSSKSSTSTSTFYTELEDEEEATDNNEDSLKAQEQVQQLNKSNHNNLRDSQSLERQSATSDDGNSQDSDSVMGSDEHQQQQQLQHKQSFTSHSFPRISFSGFPRFQSFIMSTSGSESTDSITTQETSSIVQMTHSVLEYRSSRYVTTKRSSNQYTIDSYPVSESESEEESETRSSETEFTIATDEPEENNIPSEKIITTSKDTNDVKRKRAKKVADELLATEKTYVNILHLIDQVFQFRVDQENRAHPMFPPDTVQQIFSNIKSIYKFHNDFLLPQLEDRMKIWDEDSRIGDIMKNFAPFLKMYTEYVKNFDHAMNLIHTLQQKVPRFAAIVNEIQKLDVCAKLSLTHHMLCPIQRLPRYELLLKDYLKNLTEDNPDFSDTKKALELVSTAANHSNEEMKKIAKFKKLLEIQENIYDPLDLVSATRELIKEGRIVKISARSGDHQDRHLFLFSDILLLCSIRLIPGPLYRLRAKFLIENLDVIEGDNLETANTFYLRDSNKSVELYTHSAGEKAAWLDALFQTMQEIMRRKASLKIGNEKTSLVKADDVTRCMVCEAIFSVMKRKHNCRACGIVVCSKCSNQKLLFEDNKNMRVCRLCHAALTQPLSKSPSSPPGPVPSLLHVSANAPCVLSGYLLLKTQASKPWTRRWFALHPDFVLYTFKSDSESLALTATPMPGYTLTEGNELPDYDPLSQRDRKGSFKIYHSRKCYYLQASSFEDKERWTHALSLATKAELPHPVTEEDKETEQSQ, encoded by the exons atgacaacgtataataataattttaattatatttgtttatCAATTAA gATGCAGCGAGGTCAGTTGAAGGACCTCTCGTCCTGGATGGCTCGACTGTTACCGGAGCCGTTTGACAAGACAGACACATTAAAGATGTTCAGTTCTAAATCATCAACATCCACTAGCACATTTTACACTGAATTGGAAGACGAGGAAGAAGCTACCGACAACAATGAAGATAGTTTAAAGGCGCAAGAACAAGTACAACAATTAAATAAGAGTAATCACAATAACTTGAGGGATTCACAATCATTGGAGCGACAAAGTGCAACAAGTGATGATGGAAATTCGCAAGATTCTGACTCAGTTATGGGTTCAGATGAGcaccagcagcaacagcagtTGCAACATAAACAATCATTTACCAGTCATTCATTTCCGCGAATTAGTTTTAGTGGGTTTCCAAGGTTTCAATCGTTTATTATGTCTACTTCAGGCTCAGAATCTACAGACAGTATTACTACCCAAGAAACATCTTCTATCGTTCAAATGACCCACAGTGTTTTGGAGTACAGGTCTAGCag GTATGTGACAACAAAGAGAAGTTCAAATCAGTATACAATTGACTCATATCCAGTAAGTGAATCAGAAAGTGAAGAAGAGTCTGAAACACGTTCATCTGAAACAGAGTTTACAATAGCTACAGACGAACCCGAAGAAAATAATATACCgtccgaaaaaataataactacttCTAAAGATACAAATGACGTAAAACGTAAACGAGCTAAAAAAGTAGCCGATGAATTATTAGCTACAGAAAAAACATATGTTAATATATTACATTTAATAGATCAAGTATTTCAATTTAGAGTCGATCAAGAGAATCGCGCTCATCCAATGTTTCCTCCTGATACTGTAcaacaaatattttcaaatatcaaatctatttataaatttcataatgattttttattgccACAATTAGAAGATAGAATGAAAATATGGGACGAAGACTCGCGCATCGGtgatattatgaaaaattttgcaccatttttaaaaatgtacacTGAGTATGTTAAGAATTTTGACCACGCCATGAATTTAATTCATACGTTACAACAAAAAGTACCGAGATTCGCTGCTATTGTTAACGAAATACAAAAGCTTGATGTCTGTGCCAAACTATCACTCACCCACCATATGCTTTGTCCAATACAAAGGCTACCTAGGTATGAATTATTGTTGaaggattatttaaaaaatctcaccGAGGATAATCCCGATTTTTCAGATACAAAAA agGCACTAGAACTAGTTTCAACAGCAGCGAATCATagtaatgaagaaatgaaaaaaatagctaaatttaaaaaattattagaaatacaagaaaatatatatgatcCCTTGGATCTAGTCAGTGCaacaagagaattaattaAGGAAGGTCgtattgttaaaatttcagCGAGAAGTGGAGATCATCAGGATAGACACTTATTTCta tttAGTGATATATTACTTCTGTGTTCTATAAGACTGATACCTGGACCCTTGTATCGACTGAgagcaaaatttttgatagaaaatttagaCGTTATTGAAGGCGACAACTTAGAAACAGCTAATACATTTTACCTAAGAGATTCCAATAAGAGTGTTGAATTATATACACATTCAGCGGGTGAAAAAGCAGCTTGGCTTGACGCTTTATTCCAAACAATGCAAGAAATAATGAGGCGAAAAGCCAGTCTAAAAATAGGCAACGAAAAAACTTCTCTTGTTAAAGCTGATGACGTGACAAGATGTATGGTTTGTGAagctattttttcagttatgaAAAGAAAACATAATTGTCGGGCTTGTGGTATA GTAGTATGTAGTAAATGttcaaatcaaaaattgttattcgaagataataaaaatatgcgAGTATGTAGACTATGTCACGCTGCACTTACTCAGCCGTTGAGTAAATCTCCATCGTCACCCCCAGGACCAGTACCAAGTCTTCTTCATGTGTCAGCCAATGCTCCATGTGTTTTATCtggttatttattattaaaaacacaAGCCAGCAAGCCCTGGACGCGGAGATGGTTTGCATTGCACCCAGACTTTGTTCTTTATACATTTAAATCCGATTCTGAAAGTCTCGCGTTAACTGCGACGCCAATGCCTGGTTATACATTAACAGAGGGTAATGAATTACCAGACTATGACCCGCTTAGTCAACGGGATAGAAAAGGatcctttaaaatttatcattccAGAAAATGTTATTATCTTCAAGCTTCAAGTTTTGAAGATAAAGaaag gtgGACGCATGCCTTAAGTTTAGCAACCAAGGCAGAGTTACCTCATCCAGTGACTGAAGAAGACAAAGAAACCGAACAAAGTCAATAA
- the LOC123269894 gene encoding FYVE, RhoGEF and PH domain-containing protein 1-like isoform X2: MQRGQLKDLSSWMARLLPEPFDKTDTLKMFSSKSSTSTSTFYTELEDEEEATDNNEDSLKAQEQVQQLNKSNHNNLRDSQSLERQSATSDDGNSQDSDSVMGSDEHQQQQQLQHKQSFTSHSFPRISFSGFPRFQSFIMSTSGSESTDSITTQETSSIVQMTHSVLEYRSSRYVTTKRSSNQYTIDSYPVSESESEEESETRSSETEFTIATDEPEENNIPSEKIITTSKDTNDVKRKRAKKVADELLATEKTYVNILHLIDQVFQFRVDQENRAHPMFPPDTVQQIFSNIKSIYKFHNDFLLPQLEDRMKIWDEDSRIGDIMKNFAPFLKMYTEYVKNFDHAMNLIHTLQQKVPRFAAIVNEIQKLDVCAKLSLTHHMLCPIQRLPRYELLLKDYLKNLTEDNPDFSDTKKALELVSTAANHSNEEMKKIAKFKKLLEIQENIYDPLDLVSATRELIKEGRIVKISARSGDHQDRHLFLFSDILLLCSIRLIPGPLYRLRAKFLIENLDVIEGDNLETANTFYLRDSNKSVELYTHSAGEKAAWLDALFQTMQEIMRRKASLKIGNEKTSLVKADDVTRCMVCEAIFSVMKRKHNCRACGIVVCSKCSNQKLLFEDNKNMRVCRLCHAALTQPLSKSPSSPPGPVPSLLHVSANAPCVLSGYLLLKTQASKPWTRRWFALHPDFVLYTFKSDSESLALTATPMPGYTLTEGNELPDYDPLSQRDRKGSFKIYHSRKCYYLQASSFEDKERWTHALSLATKAELPHPVTEEDKETEQSQ; encoded by the exons ATGCAGCGAGGTCAGTTGAAGGACCTCTCGTCCTGGATGGCTCGACTGTTACCGGAGCCGTTTGACAAGACAGACACATTAAAGATGTTCAGTTCTAAATCATCAACATCCACTAGCACATTTTACACTGAATTGGAAGACGAGGAAGAAGCTACCGACAACAATGAAGATAGTTTAAAGGCGCAAGAACAAGTACAACAATTAAATAAGAGTAATCACAATAACTTGAGGGATTCACAATCATTGGAGCGACAAAGTGCAACAAGTGATGATGGAAATTCGCAAGATTCTGACTCAGTTATGGGTTCAGATGAGcaccagcagcaacagcagtTGCAACATAAACAATCATTTACCAGTCATTCATTTCCGCGAATTAGTTTTAGTGGGTTTCCAAGGTTTCAATCGTTTATTATGTCTACTTCAGGCTCAGAATCTACAGACAGTATTACTACCCAAGAAACATCTTCTATCGTTCAAATGACCCACAGTGTTTTGGAGTACAGGTCTAGCag GTATGTGACAACAAAGAGAAGTTCAAATCAGTATACAATTGACTCATATCCAGTAAGTGAATCAGAAAGTGAAGAAGAGTCTGAAACACGTTCATCTGAAACAGAGTTTACAATAGCTACAGACGAACCCGAAGAAAATAATATACCgtccgaaaaaataataactacttCTAAAGATACAAATGACGTAAAACGTAAACGAGCTAAAAAAGTAGCCGATGAATTATTAGCTACAGAAAAAACATATGTTAATATATTACATTTAATAGATCAAGTATTTCAATTTAGAGTCGATCAAGAGAATCGCGCTCATCCAATGTTTCCTCCTGATACTGTAcaacaaatattttcaaatatcaaatctatttataaatttcataatgattttttattgccACAATTAGAAGATAGAATGAAAATATGGGACGAAGACTCGCGCATCGGtgatattatgaaaaattttgcaccatttttaaaaatgtacacTGAGTATGTTAAGAATTTTGACCACGCCATGAATTTAATTCATACGTTACAACAAAAAGTACCGAGATTCGCTGCTATTGTTAACGAAATACAAAAGCTTGATGTCTGTGCCAAACTATCACTCACCCACCATATGCTTTGTCCAATACAAAGGCTACCTAGGTATGAATTATTGTTGaaggattatttaaaaaatctcaccGAGGATAATCCCGATTTTTCAGATACAAAAA agGCACTAGAACTAGTTTCAACAGCAGCGAATCATagtaatgaagaaatgaaaaaaatagctaaatttaaaaaattattagaaatacaagaaaatatatatgatcCCTTGGATCTAGTCAGTGCaacaagagaattaattaAGGAAGGTCgtattgttaaaatttcagCGAGAAGTGGAGATCATCAGGATAGACACTTATTTCta tttAGTGATATATTACTTCTGTGTTCTATAAGACTGATACCTGGACCCTTGTATCGACTGAgagcaaaatttttgatagaaaatttagaCGTTATTGAAGGCGACAACTTAGAAACAGCTAATACATTTTACCTAAGAGATTCCAATAAGAGTGTTGAATTATATACACATTCAGCGGGTGAAAAAGCAGCTTGGCTTGACGCTTTATTCCAAACAATGCAAGAAATAATGAGGCGAAAAGCCAGTCTAAAAATAGGCAACGAAAAAACTTCTCTTGTTAAAGCTGATGACGTGACAAGATGTATGGTTTGTGAagctattttttcagttatgaAAAGAAAACATAATTGTCGGGCTTGTGGTATA GTAGTATGTAGTAAATGttcaaatcaaaaattgttattcgaagataataaaaatatgcgAGTATGTAGACTATGTCACGCTGCACTTACTCAGCCGTTGAGTAAATCTCCATCGTCACCCCCAGGACCAGTACCAAGTCTTCTTCATGTGTCAGCCAATGCTCCATGTGTTTTATCtggttatttattattaaaaacacaAGCCAGCAAGCCCTGGACGCGGAGATGGTTTGCATTGCACCCAGACTTTGTTCTTTATACATTTAAATCCGATTCTGAAAGTCTCGCGTTAACTGCGACGCCAATGCCTGGTTATACATTAACAGAGGGTAATGAATTACCAGACTATGACCCGCTTAGTCAACGGGATAGAAAAGGatcctttaaaatttatcattccAGAAAATGTTATTATCTTCAAGCTTCAAGTTTTGAAGATAAAGaaag gtgGACGCATGCCTTAAGTTTAGCAACCAAGGCAGAGTTACCTCATCCAGTGACTGAAGAAGACAAAGAAACCGAACAAAGTCAATAA